From a single Deltaproteobacteria bacterium genomic region:
- a CDS encoding transposase has translation MARKPRIEYCGALYHVLSRGNQKRPTFKTATDYEDYLGRLWRYHEKFGFVLYAYCLMPNHIHLLIEARDVPLSKIMQAVQFSYTQSFNRRHKTVGHLFQGRYKAILCQHDEYLLELVRYIHLNPVRARFVKNPKDYKWSSHRALLGLEKEPHCDSPGVLNLFGKRHKEAAKRYETFVLEAIGMGHRKEFYQAKDQRVLGKDKFVAKTLAKEENSHGAHCFYKVSLQEIIDAVAREWNIPPEMILSPRRSRLGSFARSMVAVLAKSVSGMTMKEVGRHFSKGESAMAHRYRALEESFSQDAGLFKRWRRLHDFLIVDKPRSLDGGII, from the coding sequence ATGGCACGTAAACCACGCATCGAGTATTGCGGCGCGCTTTATCATGTCTTGTCGCGTGGCAATCAAAAACGCCCCACTTTCAAGACCGCCACGGATTATGAAGACTATCTTGGCCGGCTATGGCGCTATCATGAAAAATTTGGTTTTGTTCTTTATGCTTATTGTCTGATGCCCAATCACATTCATCTTCTTATTGAGGCGCGCGATGTCCCCTTGTCCAAAATCATGCAGGCGGTTCAGTTCAGCTACACACAGTCGTTCAATCGGCGCCACAAGACGGTGGGACACCTTTTTCAGGGACGGTATAAGGCCATCTTGTGTCAGCATGATGAATATCTTTTGGAACTGGTTCGTTACATTCATCTCAATCCGGTGAGAGCGAGGTTTGTCAAGAACCCAAAGGATTATAAATGGAGTTCCCATCGGGCTCTGCTGGGATTGGAAAAAGAGCCGCACTGTGATTCTCCGGGCGTGCTGAATCTGTTTGGGAAGCGGCACAAGGAGGCGGCAAAACGATACGAGACTTTCGTGCTGGAGGCAATTGGCATGGGGCATCGGAAAGAATTTTATCAGGCCAAGGATCAGCGCGTGCTGGGCAAGGATAAATTTGTCGCAAAAACTCTTGCGAAGGAAGAAAACAGCCATGGGGCGCATTGTTTTTATAAGGTGTCATTGCAGGAAATAATTGATGCCGTTGCGCGCGAGTGGAACATTCCGCCCGAAATGATTTTGTCGCCACGGCGGTCGCGCCTCGGGAGCTTCGCGCGCAGTATGGTTGCTGTTCTTGCTAAATCGGTTTCCGGAATGACGATGAAGGAAGTGGGGCGCCATTTCTCAAAGGGAGAATCGGCTATGGCGCATCGGTATCGGGCTCTGGAGGAGAGTTTTTCGCAGGATGCGGGGTTGTTTAAGAGATGGCGCCGCCTGCACGACTTCCTCATCGTTGACAAACCAAGGAGTTTGGATGGTGGCATAATATAA
- the rimO gene encoding 30S ribosomal protein S12 methylthiotransferase RimO: METVGLISLGCARNLVDSEVMLGSLKKAGYYISHDPKLCDVLIVNTCGFIEDSKKESIDTILEMAAFKKSGKLKKLVMAGCLAQRYSKELSEELSEVDLFVGTGDFPKIAELLNEKERVVVGKPRALADETFPRTLVTPRHYAYLKLAEGCQHSCSFCVIPKLRGPLRSRSIDSLVAETKNLIQQGVKEFNLIAQDSTGYGRDKKDGTTLRKLMEQLVKLKGEKWFRLFYAYPHGFPMEVVDFMKAEPDFCNYLDMPIQHMNDAILKAMRREGTSKDIHNIIEMVRAKIPEVTLRTTCIVGYPGETDAAFEELLDFIEEGHFDHVGVFTYSEEEGTHAAKSKDDVPSKIKRERKKRLMESQQKIAQERNERWVGKEIKVLIEGPSKESNLVMTARHEGQAPDVDGIVYLNECDLPAGQFATVKITQVHAYDLVGSLI, encoded by the coding sequence ATGGAAACAGTAGGTCTTATCAGTCTTGGTTGTGCCAGAAATCTCGTGGATTCGGAGGTGATGTTGGGGTCGCTCAAAAAAGCGGGCTACTACATTTCACATGATCCGAAACTCTGCGACGTTTTGATCGTCAACACCTGCGGGTTTATTGAAGATTCGAAAAAAGAATCGATCGATACGATTCTGGAAATGGCGGCGTTTAAAAAATCAGGAAAACTTAAAAAACTCGTGATGGCCGGTTGTTTGGCACAACGCTATTCCAAAGAACTTTCTGAAGAATTGTCCGAGGTCGATCTTTTTGTCGGGACTGGTGATTTTCCGAAGATTGCTGAATTGCTGAATGAGAAAGAACGTGTGGTGGTTGGCAAACCGCGCGCCTTGGCCGACGAAACATTTCCGAGAACACTCGTTACTCCCAGACATTATGCCTATCTGAAATTGGCGGAAGGGTGTCAGCACTCCTGTTCTTTTTGCGTGATTCCAAAATTGCGCGGACCTTTGCGCTCCCGCTCCATTGATTCCTTGGTGGCGGAAACCAAAAATCTTATTCAACAGGGAGTAAAAGAGTTTAATCTGATCGCGCAGGACTCCACCGGCTATGGTCGCGACAAAAAAGATGGAACGACATTGCGAAAATTGATGGAACAATTGGTGAAGCTAAAAGGTGAAAAATGGTTTCGACTTTTTTACGCCTATCCGCACGGTTTTCCGATGGAGGTAGTTGATTTCATGAAGGCGGAACCGGATTTTTGCAATTACCTCGATATGCCGATTCAGCATATGAATGACGCAATTTTAAAAGCCATGCGTCGCGAAGGAACCTCCAAAGACATTCACAATATTATTGAAATGGTGCGCGCAAAAATTCCCGAAGTGACATTGCGTACCACCTGCATTGTTGGTTATCCGGGTGAAACCGACGCCGCGTTTGAAGAACTGTTGGATTTTATCGAAGAGGGACATTTTGATCACGTCGGTGTTTTTACCTATTCAGAAGAAGAGGGGACCCACGCCGCAAAATCCAAAGACGATGTTCCTTCAAAAATAAAACGCGAAAGAAAAAAACGTTTGATGGAATCGCAACAAAAAATTGCGCAAGAGCGCAATGAACGCTGGGTCGGAAAAGAAATCAAAGTCTTAATCGAGGGACCCAGCAAAGAATCCAATTTAGTCATGACCGCCCGTCATGAAGGTCAGGCGCCCGATGTGGATGGAATTGTTTACCTCAATGAATGCGATTTGCCCGCAGGCCAATTTGCCACCGTGAAGATCACCCAAGTTCACGCATACGATTTGGTGGGCTCACTTATCTAA
- a CDS encoding orotate phosphoribosyltransferase, with product MNQIEQEIARILLDVGAVTLRPDQPFTWASGIKSPIYCDNRLLMSYPEARRRVREAFCHLIKEKIPNVGLIAGVATGAIAHAAWVSDRLTKPMVYIRAAIKDHGKQNQVEGKVTPGIEAVVIEDLVSTGGSSIAAIEALRNAGAKVDHCFSIFSYGFPEALAQFKKINCQLTPLTNFPTLLQIAKEGRIISAAQEKNLLKFSADPWKWLDK from the coding sequence ATGAACCAAATTGAACAGGAAATTGCCCGGATTTTGCTGGATGTCGGCGCCGTCACACTTCGCCCCGATCAACCTTTCACTTGGGCTAGCGGTATCAAATCTCCAATCTACTGCGACAATCGTCTTTTGATGTCTTATCCCGAAGCCAGACGGCGAGTACGCGAAGCTTTCTGTCATCTCATCAAGGAAAAAATTCCCAATGTGGGACTCATCGCCGGCGTTGCCACAGGCGCTATCGCCCATGCCGCGTGGGTTTCCGACCGTCTCACAAAACCCATGGTTTATATTCGCGCCGCAATCAAAGATCATGGAAAGCAAAATCAGGTGGAAGGAAAAGTCACACCCGGCATTGAAGCGGTGGTGATTGAAGATCTGGTCAGCACGGGAGGATCGAGTATCGCCGCCATTGAAGCACTCCGCAACGCGGGCGCCAAAGTCGATCATTGTTTTTCCATTTTCAGTTACGGTTTTCCGGAAGCCCTCGCGCAATTCAAAAAAATAAATTGTCAACTGACACCACTCACCAATTTTCCAACACTGTTGCAAATTGCAAAAGAGGGACGCATCATCTCCGCCGCACAGGAAAAAAATCTTCTAAAATTCAGTGCTGATCCGTGGAAGTGGTTAGATAAGTGA
- a CDS encoding Rne/Rng family ribonuclease, with product MANELILNVTLGETRVARLENGVVSELYIERAKEQGVVGNVYKGKVVRVLPGMQAAFVDIGLERTAFLHASDVVQELTRFDVDIDDDPEEEQPKHKRFSHARNRKIEDLLKEGREILVQVEKEPMGTKGARLTSHISLPGRYSVFMPTVNHIGISRRLDDAKERKRLRQLIDQARPKGSGFIIRTACVGISDEEITADMEYLVKAWREIEQKAAGAKPPALVHAELDVLLRAVRDLFTPDIDRLVIDNKEGYDRVISFISAFMPSLKNSIQLYQGTEPIFDHFGIEIEITRALGQKVWLKSGGYIIIEQTEALTAIDVNTGRFVGRHNLDDTILKTNLEAVREIVYQLRLRSLGGIIILDFIDMERHADKTKVFNSLKESLKADRARTTITKISDLGLVEMTRKRTREDLRRQLTDPCPYCEGKGYLKSATTVCYEIFREIQREMEGLKGKQIVVYVHPNVANMLYDEERKWLEALEERYKKRISVKTVSDYHLEQFDVAEAKAETLKSDS from the coding sequence ATGGCCAATGAACTCATCTTAAATGTCACCCTTGGTGAAACGCGAGTCGCCCGTTTGGAAAATGGGGTGGTCTCGGAACTCTATATTGAGCGGGCCAAAGAGCAGGGCGTTGTCGGGAATGTTTATAAAGGAAAAGTGGTGCGGGTGTTGCCCGGCATGCAGGCGGCTTTTGTTGACATTGGTCTTGAGAGAACCGCCTTTTTGCACGCGTCGGATGTTGTGCAGGAGCTGACGCGTTTTGATGTCGATATCGACGACGACCCCGAAGAGGAACAACCCAAACACAAACGTTTTTCCCACGCACGCAATCGCAAAATTGAAGACCTTCTCAAAGAAGGACGTGAAATTCTGGTGCAAGTTGAAAAAGAACCGATGGGAACCAAAGGCGCCCGACTCACCTCCCATATTTCACTGCCCGGTCGTTATTCGGTTTTCATGCCGACTGTCAATCACATTGGTATTTCCAGACGTCTTGATGACGCCAAAGAGAGAAAAAGACTGCGTCAACTGATCGATCAGGCAAGACCAAAAGGCAGTGGTTTTATCATCCGAACCGCCTGTGTTGGAATTTCCGATGAAGAAATTACTGCCGACATGGAATATCTCGTAAAAGCTTGGCGCGAAATTGAGCAGAAAGCGGCGGGTGCAAAACCCCCCGCGTTAGTTCATGCAGAGCTGGATGTTTTGCTCCGCGCCGTGCGCGATCTTTTCACGCCCGATATTGATCGTCTCGTGATCGATAATAAAGAAGGTTATGACCGCGTCATCAGTTTCATCAGCGCTTTCATGCCGAGTCTCAAAAATTCGATCCAACTCTATCAGGGAACAGAACCGATTTTCGATCATTTCGGTATTGAAATTGAAATCACGCGGGCCCTTGGTCAGAAAGTTTGGCTCAAAAGCGGAGGCTACATTATTATTGAACAGACGGAAGCACTCACCGCCATTGACGTTAACACGGGTCGGTTTGTGGGGCGCCATAATCTGGATGACACAATTCTCAAAACAAATCTGGAAGCAGTTCGGGAGATTGTCTATCAGCTTCGTTTGCGCAGTCTCGGCGGTATCATCATTCTCGATTTCATTGACATGGAACGCCATGCCGACAAAACAAAAGTTTTCAACTCTCTCAAAGAATCGCTGAAAGCCGACCGCGCCCGCACCACGATCACCAAAATTTCCGATCTCGGTCTTGTGGAAATGACGCGCAAAAGAACCCGCGAAGATTTGCGCCGCCAGCTCACAGACCCATGTCCTTATTGCGAAGGAAAAGGTTATCTAAAAAGTGCCACAACCGTTTGTTACGAAATTTTCCGTGAGATCCAGCGCGAAATGGAAGGACTCAAAGGAAAACAGATTGTTGTGTATGTACATCCCAATGTCGCCAACATGCTTTACGACGAAGAGCGCAAATGGCTCGAGGCTCTGGAAGAGCGATACAAAAAAAGAATCAGTGTCAAGACCGTCTCAGATTATCATCTGGAACAATTCGATGTAGCCGAAGCAAAAGCGGAAACCCTAAAGAGTGACTCCTAA